The sequence GCCCGGCACATCCCCAGGTCCAGCGCGTTCAGTGCCTTGGGACGGTTCAGCGTCACCACGCCCACCGCCCCCCGCGTCTCCAGGAGCACGTCATCACTCATGCTCGGAGGGGATATCAGGCGGACGGCCGCCTTGCGCGGATTCGTTGGCCCATGCCGGGGCCGGAAGCGCTATGGGGGACACCATGACCTCCTCCATGGCTCCCCTGCGCGCCGTCGTCTTCGACATGGACGGGACGCTCGTCGACAACATGGTCTTCCACAACCAGGCCTGGGTGGCGCTCGCCCGGAAGCTGGGGCTGTCGATGACGGCCGAGGACTTCCAGACGCACTTCGCCGGGAAGAAGAACGAAGAAATCCTCCCCGCGCTCCTCGGACGTGAGCTCCCGCCCGACGAGCTGCACCGGCTCGCCGAGGAGAAGGAGAACCACTACCGCACGCTGTACCGGCCGCACCTGCGGCTCCACCGGGGCGCGGAGGCGTTCATCACGCGGCTGCGCGAGGCGCGCATTCCCATCGCCATCGCCACCGCCGCGCCGGAGGGCAACCGGGAGTTGGTGATTGATGGGCTCGGCATCCGCCCCCTGTTCAACCGCATCGTGGGCGCCGAGGAGGTGACGCGAGGCAAGCCCGCGCCGGACATCTTCCTCGCCGCCGCGAAGGCGCTGGGCGTGGAACCCTCCGCGTGCCTCGCGTTCGAGGACGCGGTGCTGGGTGTCATGGCGGCGAGGGACGCGGGCATGACGACGGTGGGCATCACCACCGCCGCTCCCGCGGAACAGCTTCGCGAGGCCGGGGCCGGGTGGACGGTGCCGGACTTCATGACGCTCCCGCCGGAGGTGGAGGCGCGGCTCTTCGGCACACGCGCCTGAAGCATTGCGTCCCCGGCGCCTCGCCGCCTGGGCCGTGGGGCGCTTCGCTTCCAGGACCCGCCGACGCTGTAGCACCGTCCCGGGCCCGCCCGGGCGCCCTGGTAGGTACCGGGCACACGCGCCCCGGGTCCGGCCGCACCAGTGCGGGCCCATGCGCCAAAAGGGCGCCAGCGGCGGGCACGTTGTGTAGTGTTCCGCGCCGCATGGCGACGTCTTCAGCCAAACTCAAGCTTCCTTCGGGCCCCTCCCGGCACGTGTACGACGTCATCGTGCTCGGCAGTCAGCTGGGTGGCGCGCTCGCGGCCGCGCTTCTCGCGAAGCGCAACCATCGCGTCCTGCTGGTGGAGCACGACGGCATGGGCCCGGGCTACGAGCACGACGGCTACGTGCTCCCCTACGCCCCCTTCGTGGCGCCTCCGCTCAAGACGATGCCCGTGGTGGAGGAGGCCCTCACCGAGCTGGGCCTCACCGCCACCGTGCAGCGCTCGCTGCGGCCCCACGTCCCCGAGCTTCAGCTCCTCCTCCCCAGGAACCGGCTGGACCTCCATGCCGACGCGGCCCGCCGCAAGGCCGAGGCCACGCGAGAGCTGGGTGAAGAGGGCGAGGCGCTCCTCGGAGCCGTGGCCGGTGCCGCCGCCCAGCACGAGAGCACCGACGCCTTCTTCAAGGAGGTGCCCGCCCTCCCCCCGGACGGCTTCTTCGAGAAGTGGGGCCTCAACAAGCTCATCAAGGCCAACCCCGGCCTGGAGGCCACGCCGCGCCTCGCCGGAGACGCCCCCGC comes from Pyxidicoccus parkwaysis and encodes:
- a CDS encoding HAD family hydrolase, which gives rise to MTSSMAPLRAVVFDMDGTLVDNMVFHNQAWVALARKLGLSMTAEDFQTHFAGKKNEEILPALLGRELPPDELHRLAEEKENHYRTLYRPHLRLHRGAEAFITRLREARIPIAIATAAPEGNRELVIDGLGIRPLFNRIVGAEEVTRGKPAPDIFLAAAKALGVEPSACLAFEDAVLGVMAARDAGMTTVGITTAAPAEQLREAGAGWTVPDFMTLPPEVEARLFGTRA